cggccaaacaagggatattgggcctcactttgcaactttcccattttgttatttcattcccattttctcaaaaatgccaattttctaatttaaccatttaaatgccaaaactaattatttaataactaaaatagattatcaaataatattgtcatttaatataattattaattagacatatgaagtctcttaattaataattaaacctagaatcccttttctttacaatttcacccttgcttagtgaaaattcatagagtagacatagtctaacttttagaattataattgattaattaaaatcaattaactgagtcttacaatcagtatggtctcaactagtatgaggaccatgggtctatataaccgagcttccaataagtcgaaccgaatttaccaagtaaattccctaacttattaattcctcattgaatccacacttagaacttagaattgcactctcagtcatatagaacgctctatatgttccacgatatagacacatcattatttatccattattataaccctaatgtgatcaatgatcctctatatagatgatttacactgaaaaggcactactgttaccgctacacaatgtattttatccttaaaacacttaaccctgtataaatgatatttcagctaagtgaaatgagatctccaccatttatcttcgtttggttaagctcgaaggaaatcatcctttactttctatttgccaaatagaagctatagatttcatatttatgttagcgctcccactcaattgcagtaccgtgttcccaaaatgtacgtatcaccctgacccaaaagtaggcttaactaacaaatcaaagaacacgagtaacactcttgagattgaacctaaccatatcaggattaagatcatttgatctaggatcaacaggtgatattgaattgaatagatattacggtaaattttaatatatctaatcaaagttcaatatcgatcccttccgatgtatactccatacatccgatactggtaaactttgccaatgtcttggaaaggacataacacttttccaaggtgtaagaataccaatcgctgattataccatgccagtctaaatccagtgttctgacaaattatggaataaacttttgaacatataattaatattatattccactgtgctgagaacactataatcttaacaaattcatatgttctggacttaaaaagaattcatacattatgtacatataatcatgaaataaatcatgtgaaccatgcaacataaaatgttatttctgatctttattaataagtaaatctgattatatgaaatgagttttatttaaggcataaaacccaacaaaaagcaCATGTGAAACAGCTGTGATCAGCTACCATCGAACGGCTGGGAAGGCACAGGATTCGAATTCCCTGGATCCAACGGTTGGATTGAATCGTCatcaaggcggtggaaacgtttgagtacccgtctgacacccattaatgcgccgtatcaataaaTGGACAAGAAACGAATTGACGCCTggaaaaagtgaatcgctgcagtaATGATGGTCATTAAATACACCATCACGCGCCCAAAGtacgtgccaggaaaccgaggaggcaACCGGAGGCATATAAACAAGCCTTGTTCACTTcacaagtaaacaaggcttggggggtaaatgttgcccctgattttgcccaaaatacgtggaccaaccggatgaTGACACGTGGATGGGAAGAGTTTAGCATTTAAATAAAACAGCTAAGTCTTCTTGAAAGCAAAGGATTATCTCgaacatgcctcccggagaaggcatgtaaGCCTCATGTGCTCCCGGAGAGCAAGATGGCCACAAAGAACCTCCGGGTGGTGTCAGATTCCATCtgaacagtcatctcgcatttaatgtcgcatgggaggaagcgtattggaactgccacacgcaataaagtctgacgacacaacccccaatttgtacctactaggctatgatcaataaagtctagtgacggctactctgtgaggaatcacatcagtcaaaagggaTTAAGGACTACCttcataaaatccctacagcacctagggatttgaccatgcattacccatgatatattcattgggaatgcataactttactgatagttacagaaagGCATGTACCTTAATtttagggatcaccccacaaaaacactataaatacccttcaaagctcattaaagaggggtcgagaattctgggttccATAAGAACTATAAGagtaaaaactcaccaagaacattctctgtattaaatactatGATAAATACACatactcgtggactaaggctcgttaacgccccaaccacgtaaaaaatctctctgctaatttcttacagctctctaagttattattattttattggttgccgaaaatctcggtcaacaagtGGAGTAGcctatgttcttatatatgattCAATATTTTTACATCCATGTACGACAATATTGTCTAATaaagcaaaatcaaaaaattaattaacaaaatgtgagtaaaattaatttattatatatttttaaattgtaacaaaataaatttaattattattttaaatatctacAAACCTATTCGTACTATATTTATACAAGAAGAGTTCATAAAAGTttctaacatatttttttttttcataaaaaataaactttctAGGCTTTAATAAACACTAGAAAACAAACATagtacataatttatttttaagcaGAATTATTACATTTAGTAGGGGGAGTATTAATTGGTAATTCCCTTTTTGGCTCCAagtattaattatgattttatttCATCTCATCTACCGTTCTATATATAAACAACAGAAATTTCTCACTCACTTCGAAAAAAGTTAAAACCTTTCCtttctccttctctctctcttttcacagaaaaagaaaaagctcTATCTTTCACACTGTTTTCTGAGTTGTCTTAAGCACAAAAACCCACACACACCAAGCAGAGATTCACAACAACACTAAGAGTGTCACACAAAGTCACTCAAACTTGCTGTCTCTGTCATATTTTGCTCTcttttatcatattattattatgttcacacCAAAACCTCCCATTCTAGAAGCCTAAGCCAAGAAAAACCAAAAGAgtggaagaagaagaataagaaataaaaaagcAAAATGCTTCTCTTCTTATTTCTATTGATCTCTTCTCCTTTGACACTTGGTCTTAACCAAGAAGGTCTCTACCTCCAACGAGTCAAGACCTCTCTTGATGATCCTGACTCGGCTCTTTCCTCCTGGAATGACCGCGATGACACCCCATGTTCGTGGCGCGGCGTCACATGTGATTCCTCCTCTCGTTCAGTCAACTCCGTTGACCTCTCCAACGCCAACGTCGCCGGACCTTTCCCAACAGTCGTTTGTAGGCTTCAAAATCTtacctttctctctcttttcaacAACTCTATCAATTCTACTCTTCCCCTTGATGTCTCCACGTGTCAGTCTCTCCGTCATCTCGACCTGTCTCAGAATCTGCTCACTGGTGCTCTGCCCCACTCGCTTGCTGACTTGCCGGAGCTTAAGTACTTGGACTTGACTGGAAACAACTTTTCAGGTGAGATTCCGGTCAGTTTTGGCCGGTTTCAGAAGCTTGAGGTGATATCCCTTGTTTATAATCTTTTTGACGGCGTTTTACCTCCGTTTTTTGGGAATGTAAGTAGTCTGAAAATGCTTAACCTTTCTTACAACCCATTTTTACCGGGTCGGATCCCGCCGGAGTTTGGCAACCTTACGAATCTTGAGGTTCTGTGGCTGACGGACTGTAATTTGGTGGGTGAGATTCCTGACTCGTTGGGTCAACTCAAGATGTTGAAAGATTTGGACCTGGCTATCAACAACTTGCACGGACCGATCCCATCTTCCCTCGTTGGTTTGTCAAGTGTGGTTCAGATTGAGCTCTACAATAACTCGTTGTCCGGCGAGTTGCCTCCAGGAATGTCGAACTTAACGGCATTGAGGCTCCTTGATGCGTCGATGAACGAGTTGTCTGGGACGATTCCGGAGGAGCTTTGCAATTTGTCCCTCGAAAGCCTTAATCTCTACGAGAACCGCTTTCAAGGAAAGTTACCGGAGAGCATTGTCAACTCCCCGGCACTGTACGAGCTAAGGCTTTTCAGAAACTTCCTCACCGGAGAGCTTCCAAAGAATCTCGGCAAGAATTCCCCGTTACGGTGGCTTGATGTTTCTAGCAACAACTTTACCGGCGAAATTCCAGAGACCCTTTGCGAAAAAAGCGAGTTAGAGGAGCTTCTGATGATAGACAACTCGTTCTCCGGCGAAATCCCAGCAAGTCTTGGCGACTGCGAGAGTTTGGTTCGGCTTCGTTTAGGACATAACCAGTTATCCGGCGAAGTTCCGGCCGGTGTTTGGGGACTCCCACGTGTTTATTTGCTGGAACTAGTGGAGAACAAACTTTCTGGGTCGATAGCGAAGACCATTGCCGGAGCGGCGAACCTTTCCCTTCTTATAATCTCGAAGAACAATTTCACCGGACCAATCCCAGAAGAGATCGGGTGGGTTGAAAATCTTGTGGAGCTTTTGGGTTACGACAATGGTCTTAGTGGTCCTCTGCCAGAGAGTATAGTGAGTCTTCCACAGCTCGCAACGTTGGATCTTCACAGCAATGAGCTCTCTGGTCACTTTCCAACCAAAATCGAATCATGGAAGAAGCTCAATGAATTAAATCTAGCAAACAACAAACTTTCCGGGAAAATCCCAAGTGGAATTGGGAAAATGGCTGTGCTTAATTATCTTGATCTTTCAGACAATCAATTTTCTGGAGAAGTCCCTTTTGGGCTTCAGAATCTGAAACTCAATCTGCTCAATCTATCGAACAACCGTCTTTCCGGTGATCTTCCTCCTTCACTAGCTAAGGCCACTTACAAAACCAGTTTTATAGGCAATCCTGGCCTTTGTGGAAGCTTAAAAGGCTTATGCGATAATAGTACTGAGGCTAAGAGCCAAGGTTACATTTGGGTTCTTAGAAGCATGTTCATTCTCGCAAGCTTAGTCTTTGTGGTGGGTGTCGTTTTGTTTTACTTGAAGTACAGGAAATTCAAGAACGCAAAGAGAGCCATAGACAAGTCCAAATGGACATTAATGTCGTTCCACAAACTGGGTTTCAGTGAGTATGAGATTCTTGATTGTCTAGATGAAGATAATGTCATCGGCAGTGGCGGTTCCGGGAAAGTCTACAAAGTGGTTCTTAGCAATGGTGAGGCCGTAGCTGTGAAAAAGCTCTGGGGAGGTGTGAAAAAGGACTGCGAAAGTGATGACCTCGAAAAGGGAGGGGGTCAAGATGATGGATTTGAAGCAGAGGTGGAGACTTTGGGGAAGATTAGGCACAAGAGTATTGTTAAATTGTGGTGCTGTTGCACAACTAGGGATTGCAAACTCCTGGTTTATGAGTACATGTCTAATGGTAGTCTAGGCGATTTGCTTCACAGCAGTAAAGGAGGTCTGCTCGACTGGCCGACAAGGTTCAAAATTGCTGTTGATGCAGCAGAGGGACTTTCCTATCTTCACCACGACTGTGTTCCTCCCATTGTACACAGAGATGTGAAATCTAATAATATCTTGTTGGATGGCGATTTTGGTGCAAGAGTGGCCGATTTTGGAGTTGCTAAGGTGGTTGATTTATCTGGGAAAGGGCCTAAGTCCATGTCTGTCATAGCTGGTTCATGTGGATACATTGCTCCTGGTTAGTTAACTTAAAACTCATTCTCTTCATTGCCAAAATCAGTTCTCAATCGATTTTAGAGTAATTGTCATTCAAATTTCATATCTTCTAACTGTTATGCTCTGTTTTTGTTGTACTGTTGTTGTTGCAGAATATGCATACACACTAAGAGTGAATGAAAAAAGTGACATATATAGCTTTGGAGTTGTTATACTGGAGTTAGTCACTGGTAGACTCCCAGTTGATCCAGATTTTGGGGAAAAGGATTTGGTTAAGTGGGTTTGTACCACTTTAGATCAGAAAGGAGTTGACCATATCATCGACTCTAAACTGGATTCATGTTACAAGGAAGAAGTGTGCAAAGTCCTCAATATTGGGCTGCTTTGCACTAGCCCTCTTCCGATCAATCGACCCTCAATGAGAAGGGTTGTGAAATTGCTTCAAGAAGTTGGTGGTGCCGCCGAGATCAAGGCAGCCAAGAAGGACGGCAAACTGTCCCCTTACTATTATGAAGACACCTCCGATCATGGCAGTGTAGCCTAGGcacaaatattatattttttttttttgtttttccttttattttaagTATCTTGAGCTTTTATATTCTCAATCAAAttggtggtttttttttttcttctgaaaGTAGTTGTGAGGGAGGGGAAAGGAttagagaatttttttttaatttgaacttagggaaaacaaaaagtgcaaaaaaaaaaaaaagggagaaTTATAATTGTGATGGTAGTTGGTTGATGTTCTACAACTATACTGTAAATTAAATGTGAAAGTTTTATTTCATCTACCCGAATATTTAGGCTGTTGGCTCGATATGAAAGTGATTGTGATTTCACAGAGAAACACTGAAATTTGTCTTGTTCGTCATTGGTAATCACTATTGTTAGAAAaccccattttttattttatttacttttatttgtatattttcCATGCACGATAATATGATATGAAAGAAGATTCTGAAAATGTAACCTTGGTGGATTACATAAGCCCACTTTCACTAGCCATGCTAGCTAGCTGTGCTGTGCTAGGAGATTGTATGTAGATATGCACACACTGTTTTTTTGGCAGCAATTATAACAGTGGATGGGCCTATTAAAagattaaaatacatatatacagCTGTAGATCAATTAATAAGGTTGTTAGTTAAGCAAGGTTGGCCCAAGTCAGTGTGGCTTATTATGCCATTGCCCTCCCTCCCTCTATTTGTggtgatattattattatgtcaTTTTCTACTTGGTGACAGTTGCTCATGTCTCTTGATAAAGACATTAAGAAGGAAAATATGGTTGAAGCATCAATTTAGTTAGTGGTAACTTGTACTAGAAATAGTGAATTTTGGTTCAAATGTGGAGATATTTATTGTACAATGATTTGGTTTTGATAACCAATGAGCAGTGAAATGTAcaccctaaaaaaaaaaagaagaaaaaataaaagcagtGAAATGAACAACTTAACTACCTCTTACTCTGTTATAATGCGACTTGTCTATAGTGAGTTGGAGACAGATTTAGTAGTGAAGAGAACATCGTAAATGTGACTCGTACTCAAATACTCAATAGGCGCGGCAAGAGGGTAGTTTTGGATTGTCAGTGTTCTTTACTCTCTTCACTAAACCAGTAATAAATAGTAAACGTAAATTTCACCAATACCAACTccagtattaatattattatgaatGCCAACCCCAAGAGGGAAATGTCGGTTCATGTTTATCTGTTCAAGAAAATGATCCAACGGCCATGATACATTCTCTCTTTATTGATTTGCAGACACTGAATAACTCCGGTTCTTGGGTCCACTATTGTGTAGGCCAAGTTGACAATCGGAGAACTCTTTAAATTCTTGACATGGGAAATTGGACCACCTTCAATTTTTATAGTCACTCTCGTCGCACACACAGAATACGTGACTTACTAATGGTTGGCCTAGACTTTGAGAGGGTCTAAGATGAAGCCTAAGCCTGCTACCGATTTCAGGGCTAAGAAAGATCTACGCTCATGCCTCTTCAAGTAGGTtccaaaaaaataagaaaaattgtgCTTctacatttattttaaattataattttatcttatttttacattaatatatgtgtaattttttttaaaggttaaaataaaaaaagtaataaaagttACACAATAGGTGGGGGAATTTTTTCCATTCAAGAAAGTTTATTGTCTATCCTAAAGGCATGCTTAGCCAATTTATGAACCTCAATATTAAAGTTGTGGCTAACATGAGAGAGATGCTCCAAGAAAACTAAACAATAGGACTTTAATATCAAAAAAGATAACCTCCACTTCGTTGAAATACACTATCTGACCCTCCAAAGTTGAGACCATAGAAAGTAAATCAGAAAAAGCCCTATCCACGGGAAGTCCCACATCTTGAGCCCAACGCATACCTACTAGTAAAGCAACTGCTTCTATCTGGAAAACTGAAAAAGAACCCGCAAATGAGATAGTTAAAGTAATaagtacttttaatttttaaaactcAAACAATTTTAGAATATAATTGTAATAGAGTCAAAACCCAAAGGGAAACCCCTTTGGTTTGACTCTTTACCTAATTTCTTAGCATGGTAACAGAATAGTATAAATTTGAATAACCCCCCACGCTAAAGCGGAATATATATCTATTTTGAAACAACATAactattaaaattctttaaagtTTATCAAGATAAAATCCACTTAGAATTATTTAGTTAAACTATTTAAGCTGCAACCAcacttggaattgaataataatgGTCGCGTatctgtagtacggacacacttataatcaagataaaagtatatttgattatttaatagaatgtgaattgtacaaatttattgtacatttagaatatttaaatatcattccttgaagagaatgaatagacatgaaattctatttcaaagaatatagatttcacatatattggtaatgccagaagtaaattaatatatacatattttattatttcttaaaatCAATAGTTttaaactattgttggtacaagatatgtatatatgcagttactatttaattcagtttgcatattcccagaagtggatatataatttactaatatttgttagtgatccaatataatcaaagtgataaagaatcacaaaatgattatttgaaaagcttcctgaaaaagtcttacatacaatcgctacttggagtagtaaaatatctttgtatgtatctagatgtataacttttatctagttatgaaagtaataagaaataacttattatatgtactagttgtacatttaaatatataatatatcaagtcataattattagactgatgaatagtctattaataaattagacgacttgttaaaaagataccaggaaaaatgaatgataatagttatatctatttgaccattacaataacatgatgaagttgtcatgtatcttttaaattatacacatcattgaattgatgatagtgatttctgaagaaatataaagtttgataaacataatagtgactcctgaagagtgtatatat
This region of Cannabis sativa cultivar Pink pepper isolate KNU-18-1 chromosome 7, ASM2916894v1, whole genome shotgun sequence genomic DNA includes:
- the LOC115698231 gene encoding receptor-like protein kinase HSL1 — its product is MLLFLFLLISSPLTLGLNQEGLYLQRVKTSLDDPDSALSSWNDRDDTPCSWRGVTCDSSSRSVNSVDLSNANVAGPFPTVVCRLQNLTFLSLFNNSINSTLPLDVSTCQSLRHLDLSQNLLTGALPHSLADLPELKYLDLTGNNFSGEIPVSFGRFQKLEVISLVYNLFDGVLPPFFGNVSSLKMLNLSYNPFLPGRIPPEFGNLTNLEVLWLTDCNLVGEIPDSLGQLKMLKDLDLAINNLHGPIPSSLVGLSSVVQIELYNNSLSGELPPGMSNLTALRLLDASMNELSGTIPEELCNLSLESLNLYENRFQGKLPESIVNSPALYELRLFRNFLTGELPKNLGKNSPLRWLDVSSNNFTGEIPETLCEKSELEELLMIDNSFSGEIPASLGDCESLVRLRLGHNQLSGEVPAGVWGLPRVYLLELVENKLSGSIAKTIAGAANLSLLIISKNNFTGPIPEEIGWVENLVELLGYDNGLSGPLPESIVSLPQLATLDLHSNELSGHFPTKIESWKKLNELNLANNKLSGKIPSGIGKMAVLNYLDLSDNQFSGEVPFGLQNLKLNLLNLSNNRLSGDLPPSLAKATYKTSFIGNPGLCGSLKGLCDNSTEAKSQGYIWVLRSMFILASLVFVVGVVLFYLKYRKFKNAKRAIDKSKWTLMSFHKLGFSEYEILDCLDEDNVIGSGGSGKVYKVVLSNGEAVAVKKLWGGVKKDCESDDLEKGGGQDDGFEAEVETLGKIRHKSIVKLWCCCTTRDCKLLVYEYMSNGSLGDLLHSSKGGLLDWPTRFKIAVDAAEGLSYLHHDCVPPIVHRDVKSNNILLDGDFGARVADFGVAKVVDLSGKGPKSMSVIAGSCGYIAPEYAYTLRVNEKSDIYSFGVVILELVTGRLPVDPDFGEKDLVKWVCTTLDQKGVDHIIDSKLDSCYKEEVCKVLNIGLLCTSPLPINRPSMRRVVKLLQEVGGAAEIKAAKKDGKLSPYYYEDTSDHGSVA